From one Bradyrhizobium sp. Ash2021 genomic stretch:
- a CDS encoding ABC transporter substrate-binding protein — MRRRDFISLLVGATVTWPLAARSQQEAMPVIGFLHGTSPESRRAEVAAFHRGLSERSYVEGRDVAVEYRWAEGRYDRLPALAADLVDRRVSVIAAFGTAAALVARAATTTIPIVFLVGGDPIALGLVASLSRPGGSITGVTPLNDDLGPKLLELLHEVVPKAAIIGYLVNPKNATSDALSRQVRVAERTIGQRVHILHASSEHDFEPAFATLDQIRADGLCVQGDTFFNGRREQLVALAAHHSIPTAYAFRDYAAAGGLMSYGTSLSDAYREVGVYASRILKGEKPADLPVQQSVKVELVVNLKTARALGLTFPLSLLGRADEVIE; from the coding sequence ATGAGACGGCGCGATTTCATCAGTCTCCTTGTCGGTGCGACGGTTACCTGGCCACTCGCCGCGCGCTCCCAGCAGGAGGCGATGCCGGTGATCGGGTTCCTCCATGGCACATCGCCTGAATCGCGGCGCGCTGAAGTTGCCGCATTTCATCGCGGCCTGAGCGAGCGCAGCTACGTTGAGGGCCGGGACGTAGCGGTCGAATATCGCTGGGCTGAGGGTAGATACGATCGGTTACCAGCACTCGCAGCCGACCTGGTCGACCGTCGGGTGAGTGTCATTGCTGCGTTCGGCACCGCTGCCGCACTCGTTGCCAGGGCGGCGACGACGACCATCCCCATCGTCTTCCTCGTAGGTGGCGACCCGATCGCCCTGGGTCTCGTCGCGAGTCTGAGCCGGCCGGGCGGCAGCATCACGGGCGTAACCCCATTAAACGACGACCTTGGGCCGAAGCTACTGGAGTTGCTGCACGAGGTCGTTCCGAAAGCCGCCATCATCGGCTACCTCGTAAATCCGAAAAATGCGACTTCGGACGCCCTTTCCCGACAAGTCCGGGTGGCGGAGCGCACGATCGGGCAGCGAGTCCATATCCTGCACGCCAGCAGCGAACACGACTTCGAGCCGGCTTTCGCAACCCTGGACCAAATTCGGGCTGACGGACTTTGCGTACAGGGCGACACGTTCTTCAATGGCCGACGCGAGCAACTCGTTGCGCTGGCGGCGCACCACTCGATCCCTACGGCTTATGCATTCCGCGATTATGCTGCCGCGGGCGGTCTTATGAGCTACGGAACCAGTTTGTCGGATGCCTATCGCGAAGTGGGCGTCTACGCGAGCCGGATTCTCAAAGGCGAAAAGCCGGCCGATCTCCCGGTCCAGCAGTCGGTGAAGGTCGAGCTGGTCGTCAACCTGAAGACCGCCAGGGCGCTCGGCCTCACGTTTCCGCTGTCTCTGCTTGGCCGCGCCGACGAGGTGATCGAATGA
- a CDS encoding adenylate/guanylate cyclase domain-containing protein, protein MEQLSRTLACHPCELPQRHSGDSMETGNQGKRTPMASDQTKRKLAAILAADIAGYSRLMGADEEGTLARLKMLRSELIDPKNKQHHGRIVKTTGDGILIEFPSVVDAVRCAIEVQRSMVERNADVPQEKRIEFRVGVNLGDVMIEGRDLYGDGVNIAARLEAFAEPSGICISSTVFNHARDKVSFDVEDAGEQTLKNIARPVHVYRIIIDPTQRPATPKLEVPGLALPDKPSVAVLPFTNMSGDPEQEFVSDGIAEDVITALSHYPSLFVIARNSSFTYKGRAVDVKQVGRELGVRYVLEGSVRKAGNRIRVTAQLIEAVTSNHVWAERYDRDLADIFAVQDELTEALTTALAPAIADAELRRAMRKPPESLDAWAAYQRGLWHLSKATPDDDATAERFFKQAIDLDPTFAGGYSALALYQLQAAALYQKLDLPSAQRSAEALARRAVALDGADAESRSCLGWALQARGDADGALAEIERALSMSPNLAIAHGHRGATLIFAGRPREGLRALETCIRLDPRDPYLAVRLLHVACGLYFCSEYEASIEASKRLTRSFPNFPMIYRWPAAALGQLGRTTEAKEALEKAVSRAPGAFDMYVRKRAPWFRPEDHAHLVEGLRKAGWNG, encoded by the coding sequence GTGGAGCAGCTCAGTCGAACGTTAGCGTGCCATCCGTGCGAATTACCCCAAAGGCATTCCGGTGATAGTATGGAGACAGGGAACCAGGGGAAGCGGACCCCAATGGCCTCAGATCAGACCAAACGCAAGCTCGCCGCCATTCTCGCCGCCGATATCGCCGGCTATAGCCGGTTGATGGGCGCGGACGAGGAGGGCACGCTCGCTCGCCTCAAGATGCTTCGCAGCGAGCTGATCGATCCAAAGAACAAGCAACATCACGGTCGCATTGTGAAAACGACCGGTGACGGAATTCTAATCGAGTTTCCAAGCGTCGTGGATGCAGTCCGCTGCGCGATCGAGGTTCAGCGGAGCATGGTTGAACGCAATGCCGACGTGCCACAGGAGAAGCGAATTGAGTTTCGCGTCGGGGTCAACCTTGGGGACGTGATGATCGAGGGCCGCGACCTCTATGGCGATGGCGTGAACATCGCGGCGCGACTTGAGGCGTTCGCCGAACCCAGCGGCATATGTATCTCTAGTACAGTCTTCAATCACGCGCGCGATAAGGTGTCTTTCGACGTCGAGGACGCGGGCGAGCAAACTCTGAAGAATATCGCCCGGCCTGTCCACGTTTACCGTATCATCATCGATCCCACCCAGCGGCCTGCGACACCCAAACTTGAGGTTCCGGGGCTCGCGCTGCCCGACAAACCGTCCGTCGCCGTGCTGCCGTTCACCAATATGAGCGGCGACCCCGAGCAGGAGTTCGTCTCCGACGGGATCGCCGAGGATGTGATCACGGCGCTATCGCACTATCCCTCGCTGTTCGTCATCGCACGTAATTCGAGTTTCACTTACAAGGGCCGGGCCGTAGACGTGAAGCAGGTCGGGCGCGAGCTCGGCGTGCGCTATGTGCTTGAAGGTAGCGTGCGCAAGGCCGGCAATCGGATCCGCGTCACTGCACAGTTGATAGAGGCGGTGACCAGCAACCATGTGTGGGCCGAGCGCTACGACCGCGATCTCGCCGATATTTTCGCCGTGCAGGACGAGCTTACCGAAGCGCTGACGACCGCGCTGGCCCCCGCCATTGCCGACGCCGAACTTCGACGCGCTATGCGCAAGCCACCGGAGAGTCTTGATGCCTGGGCGGCCTATCAGCGCGGTCTTTGGCATCTGAGCAAAGCGACCCCAGACGACGATGCGACCGCAGAGAGGTTTTTTAAGCAGGCAATCGATCTCGACCCGACCTTCGCCGGCGGTTACAGCGCGCTCGCCTTGTATCAGCTGCAAGCGGCCGCGCTCTACCAGAAGCTGGATCTGCCAAGCGCGCAACGCTCGGCCGAAGCCTTGGCCCGTCGGGCGGTCGCGCTCGATGGTGCCGATGCAGAATCCCGTTCGTGCCTCGGCTGGGCCTTGCAAGCACGCGGCGACGCCGACGGTGCGTTGGCGGAGATCGAGCGAGCTCTCTCAATGAGTCCAAATCTGGCCATCGCGCATGGCCACAGAGGCGCGACGCTGATCTTCGCGGGACGACCAAGGGAAGGGCTCAGGGCTCTCGAAACATGTATCAGGCTCGATCCCCGCGATCCGTATCTGGCAGTACGCTTGTTGCACGTTGCGTGCGGACTATATTTCTGCAGCGAATACGAGGCTTCGATCGAAGCGTCGAAACGGCTGACTCGGTCGTTTCCCAATTTTCCGATGATCTACCGCTGGCCCGCGGCGGCGCTGGGCCAACTTGGGCGCACAACGGAAGCGAAGGAGGCACTGGAGAAGGCCGTCTCGCGCGCACCGGGAGCATTCGACATGTATGTCCGCAAGAGAGCTCCGTGGTTTCGGCCCGAGGACCACGCCCATCTCGTCGAGGGTTTGCGCAAGGCCGGCTGG